A single window of Anopheles moucheti chromosome 2, idAnoMoucSN_F20_07, whole genome shotgun sequence DNA harbors:
- the LOC128299469 gene encoding clumping factor A-like — translation MSDFVHSKDIPKKYYRYFLKGLAYYTCHLNKACTLADLQAYVFLKSLQQLSAADLTSLSNEVMRKLVSAGIANNQNGYYRLHELLRFAHGSSSKQVETIDQNRDLELSSGSGLRKMVNFSNTVTMWPTDTLDGVDTMPGAVVSPTEFLSVSTSTIQEDIESSINETDADNQSDSDHDDEDNDGEKAETNQNASQGETSPETKHDSDSNRTTNSDDEDSTIPHKPMKQEPDKEPNNPESEDDTQKEQ, via the exons ATGAGCGATTTTGTACATTCGAAAGACATTCCCAAAAAGTACTACCGGTACTTTTTGAAAGGTTTAGCATACTACACCTGCCACTTGAACAAAG CATGCACTCTAGCCGATCTACAGGCTTACGTGTTTTTGAAGAGTTTACAGCAACTGTCCGCAGCAGATTTAACATCTTTATCGAATGAAGTAATGAGGAAGCTGGTTTCCGCGGGAATagcaaacaatcaaaatgGATATTATAGATTGCATGAATTGTTACGCTTTGCACACGGTTCCTCATCGAAACAGGTTGAAACCATCGATCAGAATCGCGATTTGGAGCTGAGCAGTGGATCGGGTTTGAGAAAGATGGTTAATTTTTCTAACACCGTTACAATGTGGCCCACTGATACGTTGGATGGTGTTGATACGATGCCCGGCGCAGTGGTCAGTCCGACGGAATTTCTTAGTGTATCTACGTCTACGATTCAAGAAGACATCGAAAGCTCAATAAACGAAACCGACGCGGACAATCAATCCGACAGCGATCACGATGACGAAGACAATGATGGTGAAAAAGCAGAAACGAATCAGAACGCTTCACAAGGTGAAACTAGTCCGGAAACAAAACATGATTCGGACTCAAACCGTACGACAAACTCCGATGATGAAGATTCAACCATTCCACATAAACCAATGAAACAAGAACCGGACAAAGAGCCAAACAACCCTGAGAGCGAAGACGACACGCAAAAGGAGCAATGA
- the LOC128310311 gene encoding protein HBS1, with protein MSRHRNVRNAVYDDYDDDDYPYGHSVEDECISPTDAQQWIYDRAKGQQSMSEFLANNRDIEEEDDDELAAENVRDGTAHKRRDSECFQMPDLNDDDRARLLSCMDEIRDIVGETCSDRQMVEAIMKHDYDCSKALDEILNSNKTPPSQVAKSGSKLAADTMEKGIGERLLERSEKKLQTHNVPTIIATPSVDAQQHVRPVSDVATTVVITPSPSVAKKTLAFEVNSPRVQSPCVSGRNTPEITDETRQQFPSKSTPKEPSRNAKELFSKERGSRKDHIHMVVIGHVDAGKSTLMGHLLYDTGNVSQRVMHKHEQESKKLGKSSFMYAWVLDETGEERERGITMDVGSTRFETATKEITLLDAPGHKDFIPNMISGANQADVALLVVDATRGEFETGFEQGGQTREHALLVRSLGVSQLGVVVNKLDTVGWAKERFDEIVNKLKVFLKQAGFRDADVTYVPCSGLTGENLVNDPTDLGLTQWYIGPTLLKVIDTFKTPERAIDKPFRLSVADIFKGTGSGFCLCGRIESGMICVNDKVLVCPTKEQAVVKNITIDELPHQTAFAGDQVSLTLANVDINNISVGYILSDIYHPVPLATRILARIVVFNIKVPITRGYPVLLHHQSLIEPATIRKLKAQLHKGTGEVIKRNPRCLGNNSCALVEIECQRPIGMERYADFKDLGRIMLRVEGVTIAAGLVTEIAK; from the exons ATGTCCCGTCATCGGAACGTACGCAACGCAGTATACGATG attacgatgatgatgattatccGTACGGACATTCGGTGGAGGATGAGTGTATTTCTCCAACCGATGCCCAGCAATGGATCTACGACCGTGCCAAAGGTCAACAGAGTATGTCCGAATTTCTCGCCAACAATCGCGACATCGAAGAAGAAGACGATGACGAACTGGCGGCGGAAAACGTTCGCGATGGAACCGCTCACAAGAGGCGCGACTCGGAG TGCTTTCAGATGCCAGACCTGAACGACGATGACCGTGCACGGTTGCTGTCGTGTATGGACGAAATTCGTGACATTGTCGGCGAAACGTGTAGCGACCGTCAGATGGTGGAAGCAATCATGAAGCATGATTACGACTGTAGCAAAGCGCTGGACGAGATACTGAACAGCAACAAGACACCGCCTTCGCAAGTCGCGAAATCTGGCAGCAAACTAGCGGCTGATACGATGGAAAAAG GCATTGGTGAACGACTGCTGGAACGCTCGGAAAAGAAGCTTCAAACTCACAACGTACCGACCATTATCGCAACGCCTTCCGTCGACGCTCAGCAGCACGTTCGGCCCGTGAGCGATGTAGCGACGACTGTTGTAATAACTCCGAGCCCATCGGTGGCTAAAAAGACGCTCGCCTTCGAAGTGAACAGTCCCCGCGTACAATCACCCTGTGTGTCTGGACGCAACACGCCCGAAATAACTGACGAAACCCGACAACAATTTCCGAGCAAATCAACCCCAAAGGAACCGTCGAGAAATGCGAAGGAACTGTTCAGCAAGGAACGTGGCTCGAGGAAAGATCACATCCATATGGTGGTGATTGGCCATGTGGATGCGGGCAAAAGTACGCTGATGGGCCATCTGCTGTACGATACGGGGAATGTTTCGCAGCGCGTCATGCACAAGCACGAGCAGGAGAGCAAAAAGCTGGGCAAGTCCAGCTTCATGTATGCCTGGGTGCTGGACGAAACGGGAGAGGAGCGAGAGCGGGGCATTACGATGGATGTTGGAAGCACGCGGTTCGAAACCGCAACTAAAGAG ATAACGCTACTGGATGCGCCTGGACACAAGGACTTCATTCCAAACATGATATCGGGTGCAAATCAGGCGGATGTGGCCTTGCTGGTGGTGGATGCTACACGTGGAGAATTTGAAACCGGTTTCGAGCAGGGTGGTCAAACGCGAGAGCACGCACTGCTGGTACGTTCGCTTGGCGTCAGCCAGCTCGGCGTGGTCGTCAATAAGTTGGACACGGTCGGCTGGGCAAAGGAGAGATTCGACGAGATAGTGAACAAATTGAAGGTGTTCCTTAAACAAGCTGGATTCCGTGATGCCGACGTTACCTATGTTCCCTGCTCGGGGCTAACGGGAGAGAATTTGGTTAACGATCCAACGGATCTCGGATTGACCCAGTGGTACATTGGTCCGACACTTTTGAAAGTAATTG ACACTTTCAAAACACCCGAACGCGCTATTGATAAACCCTTTCGCCTGTCGGTGGCGGATATATTTAAAGGCACCGGATCAGGATTTTGTCTCTGCGGCCGTATCGAGTCAGGTATGATTTGCGTAAATGACAAAGTTTTGGTGTGTCCGACCAAGGAGCAGGCCGTGGTGAAGAACATTACGATCGATGAATTACCTCACCAGACCGCGTTTGCCGGTGACCAAGTATCGCTAACGCTGGCCAACGTCGACATCAACAACATCTCGGTTGGGTACATCCTGTCCGACATCTATCATCCCGTCCCGTTGGCCACCCGTATACTCGCACGTATCGTTGTGTTTAACATAAAAGTTCCGATTACGAGAGGTTATCCGGTGCTGCTGCATCATCAGTCGCTTATCGAACCGGCCACGATTCGCAAACTGAAGGCACAACTGCACAAGGGTACGGGCGAGGTGATTAAGAGGAATCCACGCTGCTTGGGCAACAATTCGTGCGCCCTGGTTGAGATCGAATGTCAGCGACCGATCGGCATGGAGCGGTACGCAGACTTTAAGGATCTGGGAAGAATTATGTTGCGCGTGGAGGGCGTTACGATTGCTGCAGGGCTTGTAACGGAAATTGCGAAGTGA
- the LOC128297882 gene encoding ADP-ribose glycohydrolase OARD1-like, producing MTLANFIRTVAGSIKHFPNPASSSNHRLATLTARRTATSAATMANCVREIEGDLFSAPKDHSLAHCVAADLKMGAGIAVRFKQLYGKVDELKTQNVGVGGVAMLADGPQRYVYYLITKKTYNLKPTYDDLTKSLQAMREHMANNGVEKLAIPRIGCGIDGLEWNKVKEILNHVFGESGSYEIVVYNFVPK from the coding sequence ATGACACTTGCCAATTTCATTCGTACAGTGGCCGGTTCCATCAAACACTTCCCAAATCCCGCATCCAGCAGTAATCACCGCCTAGCTACTTTAACCGCTAGAAGGACAGCCACATCCGCTGCAACCATGGCAAACTGTGTACGCGAAATCGAAGGTGACCTCTTTAGCGCTCCCAAGGACCATTCGCTGGCACACTGCGTAGCCGCTGATCTAAAGATGGGCGCGGGCATTGCGGTCCGGTTCAAGCAGCTGTACGGCAAGGTGGACGAGCTTAAGACACAAAACGTTGGTGTCGGTGGAGTGGCCATGTTGGCCGACGGTCCACAGCGATACGTCTATTATCTCATTACGAAGAAAACGTACAATCTGAAACCTACGTACGATGATCTGACCAAATCTTTGCAGGCCATGAGAGAGCATATGGCGAACAATGGCGTGGAAAAGTTGGCCATTCCACGCATTGGCTGCGGTATTGATGGACTCGAGTGGAACAAGGTGAAAGAAATCCTGAACCACGTATTCGGCGAGAGCGGTTCGTACGAAATCGTCGTCTATAACTTTGTCCCGAAGTGA
- the LOC128299468 gene encoding 26S proteasome non-ATPase regulatory subunit 8 isoform X1, which translates to MDNTVALYKQLKTEWTKSPINLKLCGTVLDKLKVALAGMSYIPTGNTQANQQELLIARDVLEIGVEYSIATKNIPAFERYILQLKWFYYDYNTLIGESKNKYQLLGLNLLFLLSQNRVAEFHTELELLPSDIIQTNAFIRHPLALEQYLMEGRYNKIFQAKGNVPAESYNFFIDILLQTVRNEIGACLESSYERISLQEAAKRLNLKTKEEVKQFGEKRGWKLNLDGFYHFVNELAKPKEPIPSQELAEQAIMYARELEMIV; encoded by the exons ATGGATAACACGGTGGCACTGTACAAACAGTTAAAAACGGAGTGGACGAAGTCTCCGATCAATCTGAAACTGTGTGGCACAGTCCTAGACAAATTGAAG GTAGCTCTTGCTGGAATGTCCTACATTCCCACAGGGAACACTCAGGCCAATCAGCAGGAGTTGCTCATCGCAAGAGATGTCCTAGAGATTGGTGTGGAGTACAGCATCGCCACCAAAAACATCCCGGCATTCGAGCGTTACATCCTGCAGCTGAAGTGGTTCTACTATGATTACAA CACATTGATTGGGGAGTCCAAGAACAAGTACCAGCTGCTGGGGTTAAATTTGCTGTTTCTGCTATCCCAGAACCGCGTAGCTGAATTTCACACCGAGCTAGAACTGCTGCCCTCCGATATTATACAAACGAATGCCTTCATTCGGCATCCGCTAGCGCTGGAACAGTATCTAATGGAGGGACGGTACAATAAAATCTTTCAAGCGAAGGGTAACGTACCGGCGGAAAGCTATAACTTCTTCATCGACATCCTGCTGCAGACGGTTCGCAATGAGATCGGTGCCTGCTTGGAAAGCTCGTACGAGCGAATCTCACTGCAGGAAGCCGCCAAACGGTTGAACCTCAAGACGAAGGAGGAAGTGAAGCAGTTTGGCGAGAAGAGGGGCTGGAAGTTGAATCTGGACGGGTTTTATCATTTTGTGAACGAGCTAGCCAAACCTAAGGAACCGATACCATCACAGGAGCTGGCTGAACAGGCGATCATGTATGCACGGGAGCTGGAAATGATCGTGTAG
- the LOC128299465 gene encoding DNA repair protein XRCC1 — protein sequence MPSVSIKAVESFSSEDPNYPASNLLKPGNKKWKCRQAGEQQAFVVLRLEEPTIISGIDIGNEHSALIEVLVARSGSSNPPYSEILLATKFMNAVDSRNSTGTNGVQCFNSSTLIPSVASEKWDLVKFICTQPFNSRVRYGLTFVALHTSSGAEKKDRKSLVPEKFQQQIREEANRSKPSVGLNLGRFKLREESPDSDDAGFSNIFARWKNNNSATSSTSAGPTVSALMRDTNTPKALEKNIPTPGSVRSVAKQRPKPQIFLDSDDEVKNSEANTSVKVNRNDESVLYDAEDNKPAKKLHDIARNEGGMAKRDFTTSKPEAKNAAKVSSSKFKEFLNFTGAEQEPKRNDERKSSSSTSVVARKPNHNTSSHLDRKDTPKKIIDQARPPLSIEKQTVPSGKRLSSPTKSPGNHHDSTTPTMKKPKLTIVDDESDPEVMKPVRYKPFGKLLENVVLVISGIQNPDRANIRSQALAMGAKYKPDWDSSCTHLICAYKNTPKYNQVQGKGKIVKQDWIEKCYTNRKRLSWRKFALDTAEANVSDSEDEIVDEMNKPPDVVQSTERRSIPTLVEKVQEEAVMLHELSDTDEEPGMAIARKVYDKSTEDEGDHYENNATGSLDFFKGKKFYLHQELGAVDKIKLEKYIETFSGTVSKEMPGVDYVIARSKHVLPFNCCAELVKPLWVYECNDMECLIPVNRYRIL from the exons ATGCCTTCCGTGAGTATTAAAGCCGTAGAATCGTTCAGCTCTGAAGATCCG AATTATCCCGCCTCGAATCTTCTGAAGCCCGGCAACAAGAAATGGAAGTGTCGACAAGCGGGCGAACAGCAAGCGTTTGTGGTGTTACGACTCGAGGAACCGACCATAATCAGCGGAATCGATATAGGCAATGAGCATTCGGCATTGATCGAGGTGTTGGTCGCACGCAGTGGTTCCAGTAATCCACCATACAGTGAAATTTTACTTGCCACCAAATTCATGAATGCGGTCGACAGCCGCAATTCAACCGGTACGAACGGGGTACAGTGTTTTAACTCTTCCACACTGATACCTTCGGTGGCAAGCGAAAAGTGGGATTTGGTAAAATTCATTTGTACCCAACCGTTCAATTCCCGTGTCCGGTATGGCCTTACGTTTGTTGCTCTGCACACCAGCAGCGGTGCGGAGAAGAAGGATAGAAAAAGTCTAGTGCCGGAAAAGTTTCAGCAGCAAATTCGGGAAGAAGCGAACCGATCAAAACCGTCCGTTGGGCTTAATCTAGGGCGGTTTAAGCTGCGCGAAGAATCACCCGATTCGGATGATGCCGGGTTTTCGAACATATTTGCGCGGTGGAAGAATAACAATTCAGCAACGAGCTCCACCAGCGCAGGGCCAACCGTTAGTGCTTTAATGCGCGATACAAACACACCGAAAGCATTGGAAAAGAACATTCCCACACCGGGAAGCGTACGAAGCGTTGCCAAACAGCGACCTAAACCTCAAATATTTCTGGACAGCGATGACGAAGTGAAGAACAGCGAGGCAAACACTAGCGTGAAGGTAAACCGTAACGATGAATCAGTTTTATACGATGCCGAAGATAACAAGCCGGCCAAAAAGCTTCATGACATTGCACGCAATGAAGGTGGAATGGCAAAACGGGATTTTACCACATCTAAACCGGAGGCAAAGAATGCTGCCAAGGTGTCATCATCCAAGTTTAAAGAATTCCTGAACTTTACCGGGGCGGAGCAagaaccgaaacgaaacgacgaaaggaaaagttcGAGTTCAACCTCGGTGGTAGCTAGAAAGCCGAACCACAACACTTCATCACATCTAGATCGTAAGGACACTCCGAAAAAAATCATCGATCAAGCCCGTCCTCCGTTATCCATCGAAAAGCAAACAGTTCCTTCTGGGAAACGATTGTCTTCGCCTACAAAAAGTCCCGGCAATCATCATGATAGTACGACACCTACGATGAAAAAACCGAAGCTAACAATTGTAGACGATGAAAGTGATCCAGAAGTCATGAAACCCGTACGGTACAAACCGTTTGGAAAACTGCTTGAAAATGTTGTCCTAGTTATCAGTGGAATTCAG AATCCCGATCGGGCAAACATTCGCAGTCAAGCGCTGGCGATGGGAGCAAAGTACAAGCCAGATTGGGACTCTTCCTGTACGCACCTGAT CTGTGCGTATAAAAATACACCGAAATACAACCAAGTCcaaggaaaagggaaaattgtGAAGCAAGATTGGATCGAAAAGTGTTACACCAACCGGAAGCGACTCTCTTGGCGAAAATTTGCCCTTGACACAGCGGAAGCTAACGTTTCCGATTCAGAAGATGAGATAGTAGATGAAATGAACAAACCGCCAGATGTGGTGCAATCAACGGAGAGACGTAGTATTCCAACGTTGGTGGAGAAAGTCCAAGAAGAAGCGGTGATGTTGCACGAATTAAGCGACACGGACGAAGAGCCTGGTATGGCAATCGCTCGAAAGGTGTACGATAAAAGCACGGAAGATGAAGGCGATCACTACGAGAACAACGCGACGGGTAGTTTGGATTTCTTCAAGGGCAAAAAGTTTTACCTGCACCAGGAATTGGGAGCCGTGGATAAGATAAAGCTGGAAAAGTATATTGAAACGTTCAGTGG aACTGTTTCCAAAGAGATGCCCGGTGTGGACTATGTGATTGCTCGCAGCAAGCATGTTTTACCGTTCAACTGTTGTGCGGAGTTGGTGAAGCCACTGTGGGTGTACGAGTGTAACGACATGGAATGTCTGATACCGGTAAATCGATATCGGATTCTGTAG
- the LOC128310313 gene encoding peptidyl-prolyl cis-trans isomerase NIMA-interacting 4, with product MPPKKDAKGGGKAAPAKGGSGGKKGGAGGGADEGAAKEKKGGSAVKVRHILCEKQGKIMEALEKLKEGQAFNVVATNYSEDKARQGGDLGWQIRGAMVGPFQDAAFALPISTTNAPKYTDPPIKTKFGYHIIMVEGKK from the exons ATGCCACCAAAAAAGGATGCCAAGGGAGGAGGAAAAGCTGCACCAGCTAAAGGTGGTTCCGGTGGAAAGAAAGGAGGCGCTGGAGGTGGTGCTGACGAAG GAGCAGCAAAGGAGAAAAAAGGTGGCTCGGCGGTGAAGGTACGACACATTCTTTGTGAGAAGCAAGGTAAAATAATGGAAGCGCTGGAGAAATTGAAAGAGGGCCAGGCGTTTAATGTGGTTGCGACAAACTACAGCGAAGACAAGGCACGCCAGGGAGGTGATCTTGGGTGGCAGATCCGTGGTGCAATGGTGGGTCCGTTTCAGGATGCGGCCTTTGCGTTACCCATTTCTACCACCAATGCTCCCAAGTACACGGATCCACCCATCAAGACCAAGTTCGGATATCATATTATAATGGTAGAAGGCAAGAAATAA
- the LOC128299468 gene encoding 26S proteasome non-ATPase regulatory subunit 8 isoform X2 has protein sequence MSYIPTGNTQANQQELLIARDVLEIGVEYSIATKNIPAFERYILQLKWFYYDYNTLIGESKNKYQLLGLNLLFLLSQNRVAEFHTELELLPSDIIQTNAFIRHPLALEQYLMEGRYNKIFQAKGNVPAESYNFFIDILLQTVRNEIGACLESSYERISLQEAAKRLNLKTKEEVKQFGEKRGWKLNLDGFYHFVNELAKPKEPIPSQELAEQAIMYARELEMIV, from the exons ATGTCCTACATTCCCACAGGGAACACTCAGGCCAATCAGCAGGAGTTGCTCATCGCAAGAGATGTCCTAGAGATTGGTGTGGAGTACAGCATCGCCACCAAAAACATCCCGGCATTCGAGCGTTACATCCTGCAGCTGAAGTGGTTCTACTATGATTACAA CACATTGATTGGGGAGTCCAAGAACAAGTACCAGCTGCTGGGGTTAAATTTGCTGTTTCTGCTATCCCAGAACCGCGTAGCTGAATTTCACACCGAGCTAGAACTGCTGCCCTCCGATATTATACAAACGAATGCCTTCATTCGGCATCCGCTAGCGCTGGAACAGTATCTAATGGAGGGACGGTACAATAAAATCTTTCAAGCGAAGGGTAACGTACCGGCGGAAAGCTATAACTTCTTCATCGACATCCTGCTGCAGACGGTTCGCAATGAGATCGGTGCCTGCTTGGAAAGCTCGTACGAGCGAATCTCACTGCAGGAAGCCGCCAAACGGTTGAACCTCAAGACGAAGGAGGAAGTGAAGCAGTTTGGCGAGAAGAGGGGCTGGAAGTTGAATCTGGACGGGTTTTATCATTTTGTGAACGAGCTAGCCAAACCTAAGGAACCGATACCATCACAGGAGCTGGCTGAACAGGCGATCATGTATGCACGGGAGCTGGAAATGATCGTGTAG
- the LOC128298572 gene encoding insulinoma-associated protein 1, with amino-acid sequence MAAIVQPAQSRQPSPAGLLTTVASLPPSYKVQYGDVVGKSVIATGKMSATGGTDSPLDLTVRQAAAGGPITPPATPSPLKKRYREDNQLNVPTKTEEPLPKRAKPCAEPSEPERMDVRQDLSTPAKGGREPPVTNPPKSSKNPPAATAPSGGTKERRAKAIRKLKFDEENSSPVSGTIIISLEEALSGDSPRESGDIDPQFNLVEVSDEVRAELAAIPNVIGGYNCKLCRLEFEDAFGLAQHRCSCIVLLEYRCPECGKRFNCPANLASHRRWHKPRDQVGKKGGAGKVEAGSDSADSDGATDKFRCNQCDKTFKRPAYLKKHQLTHSKQPNRKVAAKRAPSPPVLIDAQYRGEDSNHSNQSGQSVESGGATYTDCGEERAARVKPPPLTMYSTLASNDSGAQEIEIVTTGYYPDSSTVVTFVQQERAGSVVSSSGRGSVALDHDDDQDSDCEERTLVINEDYRDNAEDEDEMERQYRSAYCDRFTEEENLAAAALARLRNGPSVIRHTTALVV; translated from the coding sequence ATGGCAGCAATCGTACAACCCGCACAATCCCGCCAACCATCCCCAGCTGGTCTCCTGACCACGGTGGCCAGCTTGCCACCGTCCTACAAGGTGCAGTACGGTGATGTAGTCGGAAAATCGGTCATAGCCACCGGCAAGATGTCCGCGACGGGTGGAACCGACAGCCCGTTGGATTTGACAGTGCGCCAAGCAGCCGCCGGAGGTCCCATCACCCCACCGGCAACACCTTCCCCACTGAAGAAGCGCTACCGCGAGGACAATCAGCTGAATGTGCCGACGAAAACGGAGGAACCACTGCCAAAGCGCGCCAAACCGTGTGCGGAACCGAGCGAACCGGAACGGATGGACGTCCGGCAGGATTTAAGCACACCGGCCAAGGGTGGTCGTGAACCACCAGTCACAAATCCAccgaaaagttcgaaaaatccACCGGCAGCGACGGCTCCGTCCGGGGGCACCAAGGAGCGCCGTGCGAAAGCCATCCGGAAGTTAAAGTTCGACGAGGAGAACTCATCGCCCGTCTCGGGCACGATCATCATCTCGCTGGAGGAAGCGCTCAGTGGCGATTCGCCACGGGAATCCGGTGACATCGATCCGCAGTTCAATCTGGTCGAGGTGTCGGATGAGGTGCGGGCCGAGCTGGCCGCCATCCCGAACGTGATCGGTGGCTACAACTGCAAACTGTGCCGGCTCGAGTTTGAGGATGCGTTCGGGCTGGCGCAGCATCGTTGCTCCTGCATCGTGCTGCTCGAGTACCGGTGCCCCGAGTGTGGCAAACGGTTCAACTGTCCGGCCAACCTTGCATCGCATCGCCGATGGCATAAACCGCGCGATCAGGTCGGCAAGAAGGGTGGCGCTGGGAAGGTGGAGGCGGGCAGCGATTCGGCCGACTCGGATGGTGCCACCGACAAGTTCCGGTGCAACCAGTGTGACAAAACGTTCAAACGGCCGGCCTACCTCAAGAAACACCAGCTaacgcacagcaaacagccaaacCGGAAGGTGGCAGCGAAGCGTGCACCCAGTCCACCGGTTCTCATCGATGCGCAGTATCGCGGCGAGGACTCGAACCATTCCAACCAATCGGGCCAATCGGTGGAAAGCGGCGGTGCTACGTACACTGACTGTGGGGAAGAGCGGGCAGCTAGAGTGAAGCCACCGCCGCTTACCATGTACAGTACGCTCGCATCGAACGACAGTGGGGCGCAAGAGATTGAGATCGTCACTACCGGATACTATCCGGATTCGTCGACCGTTGTGACGTTTGTGCAACAGGAACGTGCCGGTTCGGTAGTGTCCTCCTCCGGGCGGGGCAGTGTTGCGCTGGATCATGACGATGATCAGGACAGTGACTGCGAGGAGCGTACGCTGGTCATCAACGAGGACTACCGCGACAACGCAGAGGACGAGGACGAGATGGAGCGTCAGTACCGTTCGGCCTACTGCGATCGTTTTACCGAGGAGGAAAATCTGGCTGCCGCCGCTCTCGCCCGACTCCGGAATGGACCGTCCGTCATCCGGCACACCACGGCACTGGTTGTGTAA
- the LOC128310312 gene encoding protein-cysteine N-palmitoyltransferase Rasp gives MGQKPPTELIGCAILYTGCLIYSFYKNYELSNENLANYHTLDDGWFIFKHRRRDDFDWEWEHYIGFVERHGIYFLVHVVVMELSRRVCANHTSTVLTLFGLGVIYRMYNVAVLAVILVQSLSFYYGNPAKYYRCTVWLKTFLWIAVINYFKVWYFYDKLNVHFNIHNDQLLELSLITSWNVIKCTSFCLDKGRESSTKECYGLRDLMAYLLYFPLLLMGPAIVYSRFKTLHTHFQLELEPHSFLYRMWTLAKRLMMAWFWALVMLAGQHFLYVNLIQQDLTLLRHVNLWALYGLGFLMGQFFCIKYVVFYGVGIAFGRFDGIDMPAKPICIARVNQYSDMWKFFDRSLYEFLFKYIYTELCTKTSRLPRKILASLATFAFIYIWHGVFLFILIWSLINWVCILLERLVNHYTPADSRWRAIIGTHVFIPSVLSNFFFFASENVGFIYLQRTYTEGISNYLGLYVASYCFYQTGQLVKNVQTNNEKCKTK, from the exons ATGGGACAAAAACCGCCCACAGAGTTGATCGGTTGTGCGATCCTCTACACTGGATGTTTGATATACTCGTTCTATAAAAACTATGAACTAAGCAATG AAAATTTGGCCAACTATCACACCCTTGATGACGGGTGGTTCATATTCAAACATCGACGACGTGACGATTTCGATTGGGAATGGGAACATTACATCGGGTTCGTTGAACGACATGGAATCTATTTCCTCGTACACGTCGTGGTAATGGAACTGTCGCGCCGTGTTTGCGCTAATCACACTTCCACCGTTTTGACGTTATTTGGACTTGGCGTGATCTATCGCATGTACAATGTAGCAGTATTAGCAGTAATACTAGTGCAAAGTTTATCCTTCTATTACGGTAACCCAGCAAAATACTACCGGTGCACTGTTTGGCTAAAAACATTCCTGTGGATCGCAGTGATTAACTACTTCAAGGTGTGGTACTTTTACGACAAGCTAAATGTTCACTTCAATATCCATAACGATCAACTTCTGGAGCTGAGCCTGATCACTTCGTGGAACGTTATCAAATGTACCAGCTTCTGTCTGGACAAGGGCCGAGAATCATCAACGAAAGAGTGCTATGGTTTGCGAGATCTGATGGCTTACTTGCTGTATTTTCCGCTGCTCCTAATGGGACCTGCCATAGTGTACAGCCGGTTCAAAACGCTACACACCCATTTCCAATTGGAACTGGAACCACACAGCTTCCTCTACCGTATGTGGACGCTGGCAAAGCGTTTAATGATGGCATGGTTTTGGGCGTTGGTCATGCTAGCAGGACAACACTTCCTGTATGTGAATCTCATCCAGCAAGATCTAACACTGCTACGACACGTTAATCTGTGGGCGCTGTATGGACTAGGCTTTCTGATGGGACAGTTTTTCTGCATCAAGTACGTCGTGTTCTATGGTGTCGGCATCGCGTTTGGTCGATTCGACGGAATCGATATGCCCGCCAAACCAATATGTATTGCAAGAGTAAACCAATACTCGGACATGTGGAAGTTTTTCGACAGAAGTTTGTACGAGTTCCTGTTCAAGTACATCTACACCGAACTGTGCACGAAAACGTCCCGACTGCCACGTAAAATCCTGGCCAGTTTGGCCACCTTCGCGTTCATCTACATCTGGCACGGTGTGTTTCTGTTCATCCTCATTTGGTCACTGATCAATTGGGTGTGTATCTTGCTCGAAAGGCTGGTAAATCATTACACACCCGCCGATAGCCGATGGCGAGCAATTATCGGTACGCACGTGTTCATACCCTCGGTGCTGTcgaatttcttcttttttgcctCGGAAAATGTGGGCTTTATCTATCTCCAGCGCACCTACACCGAGGGCATCAGTAACTATCTAGGACTTTATGTGGCCTCCTACTGTTTCTACCAAACTGGGCAACTAGTGAAGAATGTACAAACGaataatgaaaaatgtaaaacgaaatga